A region from the Aegilops tauschii subsp. strangulata cultivar AL8/78 chromosome 5, Aet v6.0, whole genome shotgun sequence genome encodes:
- the LOC141022795 gene encoding uncharacterized protein — MLVDALAAILDKAKAAAHIRGITPHLAGGSGISLLQYADDTIIMVEGSEGDISNLKFLLLCFQQMSGLKINFDKSDMMVMGYSPNECLGIANRLNCRLGSFPTTYLGTPISDSQLTVADLRLTVAKLQTRIEPWQGRWLSKAARTILINSSLSSVLLFLMSFYSLHETLHHKITRVQSPFYWVGDNNKQKYHIVSWPDICKPREQGGLGIMCSRCMNIALLSRWLWRISQGQGGLWLDIIRNKYLCGQPLAFYQRSGGSQFWQSVIQGRSSKYSRFFALGPPFRLDLGL; from the coding sequence ATGTTGGTGGACGCGCTTGCCGCTATCCTGGACAAGGCAAAGGCGGCGGCCCATATTCGTGGGATCACTCCCCACCTGGCCGGTGGCTCTGGGATCTCCCTTCTCCAGTATGCCGACGACACCATCATTATGGTGGAAGGCTCGGAGGGGGACATCTCTAATCTGAagttcctcctcctctgcttccaACAAATGTCTGGCCTCAAGATCAACTTCGACAAGAGCGATATGATGGTGATGGGCTATTCTCCGAATGAATGCCTGGGCATTGCCAACCGACTTAACTGCCGCTTGGGCTCCTTCCCCACGACCTACTTGGGGACGCCCATTAGTGATTCTCAGCTCACCGTCGCCGACTTGCGTCTGACCGTGGCCAAGCTGCAGACGCGCATTGAACCTTGGCAGGGTAGGTGGTTGTCGAAGGCGGCCCGGACGATTCTCATCAACTCCTCCCTATCCAGCGTCCTCTTGTTCCTCATGAGCTTCTATAGCCTGCACGAGACTCTGCATCATAAGATCACCAGAGTCCAGTCTCCTTTCTACTGGGTGGGTGACAACAATAAGCAGAAATACCATATAGTTAGCTGGCCCGACATCTGCAAGCCGAGGGAACAAGGAGGCCTCGGGATCATGTGCTCTAGGTGCATGAACATCGCCCTCTTATCCCGCTGGCTATGGCGCATTTCGCAAGGGCAAGGTGGGCTTTGGTTAGACATCATCCGGAACAAATACCTGTGTGGGCAACCCCTCGCCTTCTATCAGAGATCTGGCGGCTCCCAGTTCTGGCAGTCGGTCATCCAAGGTCGGTCATCCAAGTACTCTCGGTTCTTCGCATTGGGACCTCCATTTCGGTTGGATCTGGGGTTGTGA
- the LOC109751129 gene encoding cysteine desulfurase, mitochondrial, with protein MALPRRLLPLFLRRGGRLPSSPAPTPTRALSTAALPADALAAEEEDDSITIKGVRISGRPLYLDMQATTPVDPRVLDAMLPFYLSRYGNPHSRTHLYGWESDAAVEEARARVARLIGADPREIFFTSGATECNNIAVKGVMHFYRDRRRHVITTQTEHKCVLDSCRYLQQEGFEVTYLPVRPDGLIDVAQLADAIRPDTGLVSVMAVNNEIGVVQPLEEIGRICREKGVPFHTDAAQALGKIPIDVNQMGIGLMSLSAHKIYGPKGVGALYLRRRPRIRVEPQMSGGGQERGIRSGTVPTPIVVGFGAACEIAAKEMDYDERRVSALQQRLLDGIRSKVDDVVINGSMEHRYAGNLNLSFAYVEGESLLMGLKEVAVSSGSACTSASLEPSYVLRALGVDEDMAHTSIRFGIGRFTTEEEVDRATELTVHQVLKLREMSPLYEMAKAGIDIKSIQWSQH; from the coding sequence ATGGCcctcccccgccgcctcctccccctcttcctccgccgcggcggccgcctcccctcctcccccgCCCCCACCCCCACCCGCGCCCTCTCCACGGCCGCCCTGCCGGCCGACGCCCtcgccgcggaggaggaggacgactcCATCACCATCAAGGGCGTGCGCATCTCCGGCCGGCCGCTCTACCTGGACATGCAGGCGACCACGCCCGTGGACCCGCGGGTGCTCGACGCCATGCTCCCCTTCTACCTCTCCCGCTACGGCAACCCGCACTCCCGCACCCATCTCTACGGCTGGGAGTCGGACGCCGCCGTCGAGGAGGCCCGCGCGCGCGTCGCCAGGCTCATCGGCGCCGACCCCAGGGAGATCTTCTTCACCTCGGGCGCCACCGAGTGCAACAACATCGCCGTCAAGGGCGTCATGCACTTCTACCgcgaccgccgccgccacgtcaTCACCACCCAGACCGAGCACAAGTGCGTCCTCGACTCCTGCAGGTACCTCCAGCAAGAGGGCTTCGAGGTCACCTACCTCCCCGTTCGCCCCGACGGCCTCATTGACGTCGCGCAGCTCGCCGATGCCATCCGCCCCGACACTGGCCTCGTCTCCGTCATGGCCGTCAACAACGAGATCGGCGTTGTCCAGCCGCTCGAGGAGATTGGCCGCATCTGCCGCGAGAAGGGCGTGCCCTTCCACACAGACGCGGCTCAGGCTCTCGGGAAGATCCCAATTGATGTCAACCAGATGGGGATTGGACTCATGTCACTGTCCGCGCACAAGATTTATGGACCCAAGGGTGTCGGTGCGCTCTAcctgcgccgccgccctcgcATTCGTGTGGAGCCACAGATGAGTGGAGGTGGCCAGGAACGGGGCATCCGCAGTGGTACGGTGCCCACGCCCATCGTTGTTGGATTTGGTGCTGCCTGCGAAATTGCAGCCAAAGAGATGGACTACGACGAGAGGAGAGTTAGCGCTCTGCAGCAGCGTCTGCTTGATGGCATCCGTTCCAAGGTTGATGATGTTGTCATCAATGGTAGCATGGAGCACCGGTATGCGGGCAACCTGAACTTGTCATTTGCATATGTCGAGGGCGAGAGCTTGCTGATGGGGCTGAAGGAGGTGGCTGTGTCAAGTGGCAGCGCATGCACCAGTGCTAGTTTGGAGCCTTCCTATGTGCTCCGGGCGCTTGGTGTGGATGAGGACATGGCACACACCTCGATTCGCTTTGGCATTGGCCGCTTCACCACCGAGGAAGAGGTGGACAGAGCAACTGAGCTCACTGTCCATCAGGTGCTTAAGCTCCGTGAGATGAGTCCACTCTATGAGATGGCTAAGGCAGGCATCGACATCAAGAGCATCCAGTGGTCGCAGCACTGA
- the LOC109751132 gene encoding LOW QUALITY PROTEIN: BTB/POZ and MATH domain-containing protein 1 (The sequence of the model RefSeq protein was modified relative to this genomic sequence to represent the inferred CDS: substituted 1 base at 1 genomic stop codon) translates to MVLLDKTGSPAPSMGTGTATNMDNSIPGLIGCYILIARRDEVKANCVVDNYFVVLCSVDINWTSPTSSLKQELPSLGHDLAMMWDKQGLTDVSFHVGGESFSAHRLVLATRLSVYRAELYGLMAESKMASITIHDMKASTFKFMLHYIYHGSLPDAGKADISSPMAQYQHLLVAADRYGVEGLKKICEDKLCCNGITTDTVVSMLELAVAHVCPKLKARCFDFLTDGDNFKMVVTSSEYLHLMXNFPTLLVEAWNRFKIAHGKPTIVEPGSHRKARVN, encoded by the coding sequence ATGGTTTTACTCGACAAGACCGGCTCACCAGCGCCTTCCATGGGGACAGGGACGGCGACGAACATGGACAACTCTATCCCTGGGTTGATTGGATGTTACATTCTGATAGCAAGGAGAGATGAAGTCAAGGCGAACTGTGTGGTCGACAACTACTTTGTGGTGTTGTGCTCTGTGGACATCAACTGGACATCTCCAACTTCATCGCTGAAGCAGGAGCTCCCGAGTTTGGGTCATGATCTTGCCATGATGTGGGATAAACAAGGTCTCACCGATGTTTCCTTCCATGTTGGCGGGGAGAGCTTCAGCGCACATCGCCTTGTGCTTGCTACCCGATTGTCAGTCTACAGAGCAGAGCTTTATGGTCTGATGGCTGAAAGCAAGATGGCATCTATCACCATCCATGACATGAAAGCCTCTACCTTCAAATTTATGCTCCATTACATATATCATGGTTCACTCCCTGATGCTGGCAAGGCAGATATTTCTTCCCCCATGGCACAGTACCAGCATCTGCTTGTAGCCGCTGATAGGTATGGGGTGGAGGGGCTAAAGAAGATCTGTGAGGACAAGCTATGTTGCAATGGTATCACGACGGACACTGTGGTTTCAATGTTGGAACTTGCGGTGGCCCATGTCTGCCCCAAACTCAAAGCTAGGTGCTTTGATTTCCTCACCGATGGTGACAATTTCAAGATGGTCGTGACGTCAAGTGAGTACCTCCATTTGATGTAGAACTTTCCGACTCTCTTGGTTGAAGCGTGGAATAGGTTCAAGATAGCGCATGGAAAACCGACCATCGTTGAACCTGGTTCACACAGGAAAGCTAGAGTAAACTAG
- the LOC109751128 gene encoding L-type lectin-domain containing receptor kinase IX.1 gives MSSHHFVIMVFCFCSLLFSIHVPYATSLSFNFNFSDPGSYCTPDADIACAGDAFFHAPFMELTMNDISEGNNHSIGRVWYAQPVPLWNKATGEVASFNTSFSFQIRPVNADYSADGMAFFLGHYPSGIPLGSYGGNLGLFNGSNNKNATGSDRIVAVEFDTFRNLQVDDDDNHVGIDVNSIVSVVSTSPDKKLTLGTTMTAEISYENSTEKLSVILWISETSYRINTSIDMKICLPEEVAIGFSAATGSSIEVHRVLSWSFNSTLAGKSSSTLLPGAVPPETVSSKSQGKVQATIAFSVAIFSVLVCSFMGFLLRKQRVWKKANQTSDGEFEDENDKAEFEKGVGPRRYHYSELAAATGNFAEEKKLGRGGFGHVYQGCLRIDDKDRHVAIKKLSSESSVQGRKEFEAEIKIISRLRHRNLVQLIGWCDSCKGLLIVYELVSEGSLDKHIYNIGRLLKWPERYNIIIGLGSALRYLHSEWEQSIVHGDIKPSNIMLDTSYNTKLGDFGLARLVDHGAKSETTKVVMGTAGYIDPELVNTRRPSTGSDVYSFGIVLLEVVSGRHPVAESEDKFFVLLRWVWDLHIKNTILEVVDKRLRGGDEMDERQMERVLVVGLWCAHPDRSERPSMAQAMHVLQSEDAKLPELRPQMYRAEPVLAMWEHGYTDLSVWTSSSGCTAVGSDAEPSN, from the exons ATGAGTTCTCACCACTTTGTAATCATGGTGTTTTGCTTCTGCTCCTTATTGTTTTCCATCCATGTTCCTTATGCTACCTCACTCTCCTTCAACTTCAACTTCTCTGATCCCGGCTCCTACTGCACCCCGGATGCGGATATTGCCTGCGCTGGCGATGCCTTCTTCCATGCCCCTTTCATGGAGCTGACCATGAACGATATCAGTGAAGGCAACAACCACAGCATCGGTCGCGTATGGTACGCGCAGCCGGTGCCGCTCTGGAACAAGGCCACCGGCGAGGTGGCCAGCTTTAACACTTCTTTCTCCTTCCAAATTAGGCCGGTCAACGCGGATTACAGCGCCGATGGGATGGCCTTCTTCCTTGGGCACTACCCGTCGGGCATCCCTCTGGGGAGCTATGGTGGGAATCTCGGACTTTTCAATGGCAGCAACAACAAGAATGCAACCGGTAGTGACCGTATTGTGGCGGTCGAGTTTGACACCTTCAGGAACCTGCAAGTGGACGACGATGACAACCATGTCGGTATCGATGTCAACTCCATTGTTTCGGTTGTGTCAACCTCACCTGATAAGAAACTTACACTAGGTACTACAATGACCGCGGAGATCAGCTATGAGAATAGCACAGAGAAATTGTCAGTTATTCTCTGGATCAGTGAAACCTCATACCGAATCAACACAAGTATTGACATGAAAATATGCTTGCCAGAGGAGGTGGCAATTGGCTTCTCAGCGGCTACTGGTAGCTCCATCGAGGTACACCGGGTTCTATCATGGTCATTCAACTCAACCCTAGCAGGTAAGAGTTCGTCGACATTGCTACCAGGAGCAGTGCCTCCTGAAACTGTGAGCTCCAAATCACAAGGAAAAGTACAGGCTACAATAGCATTTTCAGTTGCAATATTTTCTGTGTTGGTGTGTTCTTTCATGGGTTTTCTTCTACGGAAGCAACGAGTATGGAAGAAAGCAAATCAAACCTCCGATGGTGAATTTGAAGATGAAAATGATAAGGCTGAATTCGAGAAAGGGGTTGGCCCTAGGAGGTACCATTATAGTGAGCTTGCTGCTGCGACAGGCAACTTTGCAGAAGAAAAGAAGCTAGGGAGAGGTGGATTCGGCCATGTTTACCAGGGCTGCCTGCGGATTGATGACAAGGATCGCCATGTTGCGATAAAGAAGCTCTCATCTGAATCATCTGTTCAAGGGAGGAAGGAGTTTGAGGCTGAGATCAAGATCATAAGTCGGCTCAGGCATCGGAACCTTGTCCAGTTAATTGGGTGGTGTGACAGCTGCAAGGGGCTCTTGATTGTCTATGAGCTGGTATCCGAAGGAAGTCTTGACAAGCATATATATAATATAGGCAGGCTGCTAAAATGGCCTGAAAG GTACAATATCATCATTGGTCTCGGCTCTGCTCTGCGCTACCTCCATTCAGAGTGGGAGCAGAGCATCGTGCACGGTGACATCAAGCCAAGCAACATCATGCTCGACACATCATACAACACCAAGCTGGGGGACTTTGGCTTGGCAAGGCTCGTGGACCATGGAGCCAAGTCCGAGACAACCAAAGTCGTGATGGGAACCGCCGGATACATCGATCCTGAGCTCGTCAACACAAGAAGGCCGAGCACTGGGTCGGATGTCTACAGCTTCGGCATCGTCCTCCTGGAGGTGGTGTCTGGCCGACACCCTGTGGCGGAGTCAGAGGACAAGTTCTTTGTGCTGCTGAGATGGGTCTGGGACCTGCACATCAAGAACACTATACTTGAAGTGGTGGACAAGAGACTGAGGGGTGGTGATGAGATGGACGAGCGGCAGATGGAGCGCGTGCTGGTCGTCGGGCTCTGGTGCGCTCACCCCGACCGGAGCGAGCGACCGTCTATGGCACAGGCGATGCATGTCCTGCAGTCCGAGGATGCCAAGCTGCCGGAGCTTCGGCCGCAGATGTACAGGGCTGAGCCTGTTCTTGCCATGTGGGAACATGGTTACACCGATCTGTCGGTGTGGACGTCCTCCAGTGGCTGCACTGCAGTTGGTTCTGATGCAGAACCGAGTAACTGA